The window TTCCGCCCCGAGCTGGTGGCGCGGCGCTCCACGACCGGCGCGTGACCCCGCCGGCGATGCCGTCAGGCTGAGGCTGACGACCGGTGCTGGGCGCTCGCGCCGCGCATGATGCGGGCGACCGCCGTGATCAGGAACAGCTGCCCCGTGATGCCCTCGGCCACCGCGACGGCCTGCATGCCGGCACCCCGGGGGATGAGGTTGCCGTAGCCGGTCGTGGTGAGGGCGGTGAAGGAGAAAAACAGCTGATCGCCGAGCGAGTCGGTCTCCGCTCCGATGAAGAGCGGTTGCGACAGGAACTGCGAGGCGAGGTTGTACGCGAAGGCGAAGAACATCCCCACCAGGATGTACGCCGTCACCGCGGCGAGCAGCGCCTCGATGTCGAGCCCGCGTCGCGTGACCTGATGCGCGATGATCGCCCACGGTGCGACGAGCAGTGCCACCATCGAGGCCGCAGACAGCCCGACCGCCAGGGCGGGACTGCCGGTGCCGAAGAAGGTCGCCAGCAGGGCCGCCGCGCCCGCGGTGGACAGCACGACCCACGTCACCCGCTGCACGAGCGCACGGGCGCCCGTCACGCGGAACACGATCGCGACCGTCGCGAGCATGACCAGGAACGCCCACGGGCTCGGGTCGGCGCTCGGCTGCGCGGCGCACAGGCCGTACGAGACGCCCAAGAGCAGCAGCACGATCGCGTAGCCGACCGCCCGGTAGCTCCAGGCGCTGTCCTCGGTGCCCAGGGAAGCGCCGACGTGCGGGTGCGGATTCATGGCGATCCTCTCCGTCGCGGTGGTGTGACTCCCGCGCGCGGCCAGTATCCCAGCCGGTCGCGCGCGGGTCGGGAGGCGCGGCCGTGGCCGCGGTTCGTCAGGGCGCGTCGAACCCGTTACACTGGTCGAGTGCATCCGCGCTCTCGGGCCGGATGCCTGGAGACGTCGCATAGTCCGGCCTAGTGCACCACCCTGCTAAGGTGGAGTCCCCTTACGGGGACCAGGGGTTCAAATCCCCTCGTCTCCGCCAGTTCTTCCCCCTCGAACCGCGATCACGGTACGGCGCTCGATCTCGAGCGATCGCGCAGCGCGAGTAGCCTGCGGTCCGCCCGTGCGGTCGCCGC of the Microbacterium sufflavum genome contains:
- a CDS encoding potassium channel family protein, with translation MNPHPHVGASLGTEDSAWSYRAVGYAIVLLLLGVSYGLCAAQPSADPSPWAFLVMLATVAIVFRVTGARALVQRVTWVVLSTAGAAALLATFFGTGSPALAVGLSAASMVALLVAPWAIIAHQVTRRGLDIEALLAAVTAYILVGMFFAFAYNLASQFLSQPLFIGAETDSLGDQLFFSFTALTTTGYGNLIPRGAGMQAVAVAEGITGQLFLITAVARIMRGASAQHRSSASA